From the genome of Vicia villosa cultivar HV-30 ecotype Madison, WI linkage group LG2, Vvil1.0, whole genome shotgun sequence, one region includes:
- the LOC131647819 gene encoding sodium/calcium exchanger NCL-like, which yields MRNIKISAFFILLFLSILSLHVQCRPLPTKLVSNGVDNVESSEQDSFLLLNNEAEYCKQMYGFLPCSNNILGHLFLILVYEYLLFHGESYLAAGGEQVFKILGPGVFGASAFDILGALPESLILLVTGLSSDKERAQESASTGVGLLAGSSILLLTVLWGTCVIVGKQDLKNESNSYCSNSSTGRIKQSLIGYGITMDVDTRKMARNMVFSVAPLLIMQIPTLFNFSTSSRNVTLMISLIIAVSFLISYFIYQIFKPQIEKTRLEYIKHDDLILRIFQRVEKQTLQKILAEDGTPNVTAISGLYNEFSQHGGKHLLASEVKELLLGNNLANTNIKDEQIEDMVKAFDKNGDQIISREEFVDGLKEYINQTKHALDRKYLPKESMNKMYQAFIKPWIENVRKERELKGRLISEVLSHAQSDMVGKLYNEDGTPDKEAIKRLFEEVNIDGDDHVSRTELEKIVKDIQLGKGVDSEEAVTKLLQDLDVNKDNEISENEFVDGFTKWISSNSNKTSTSKSSHHHHHHETHQTWEDVEKVMEENQSKGVSAWFEAIAYLVLGITMLSLLAEPLIASVQKFSEAAGISSFFISFILVPLATNFREATSAIKEASHKKSSNTSHTMYEIYGAVFMNNILGFVVISILIYMRDITWEFSADVLVVAIVCAVMGLASAFRTTFPLWTSFPAYLLYLISLLLVYVLKDVLNYM from the exons ATGAGAAACATTAAAATATCAGCATTCttcattcttctctttctctctatacTATCACTTCATGTTCAATGCAGACCTCTTCCTACAAAACTTGTCTCTAATGGAGTTGATAATGTTGAATCGTCAGAACAAGATTCTTTTCTGCTTCTTAATAATGAAGCGGAGTATTGTAAACAAATGTATGGTTTCTTGCCATGTTCTAATAACATACTTGGTCATTTGTTTCTGATTTTGGTTTATGAGTACTTGTTGTTCCATGGAGAATCATATTTGGCTGCGGGAGGTGAACAGGTTTTCAAGATTCTTGGACCTGGTGTTTTTGGTGCTAGTGCTTTTGATATTCTTGGTGCTCTTCCTGAGTCATTAATTCTTCttg TTACTGGACTTTCAAGTGATAAGGAGAGGGCACAAGAATCTGCTTCCACTGGTGTTGGTTTGTTAGCAGGATCATCCATCTTGCTTCTCACAGTACTATGGGGAACTTGTGTTATTGTTGGCAAACAAGACTTGAAAAATGAATCTAATTCATATTGCTCAAATTCATCAACTGGAAGAATAAAACAATCTTTGATTG GTTATGGCATTACTATGGATGTAGACACTAGAAAGATGGCAAGAAACATGGTTTTCTCTGTTGCACCACTCCTCATAATGCAGATTCCCACATTATTTAATTTCTCTACATCGTCGCGCAATGTCACTTTGATGATTTCTCTCATCATTGCTGTCTCTTTTCTCATCTCATACTTCATTTACCAG ATCTTTAAACCGCAGATAGAAAAAACACGGCTAGAATACATAAAGCATGATGATCTAATATTGAGAATTTTCCAACGCGTTGAAAAGCAAACTCTACAAAAGATCTTAGCTGAGGATGGAACTCCCAATGTAACTGCCATAAGCGG GTTATATAATGAGTTCAGTCAACATGGGGGAAAGCACTTATTAGCTTCTGAAGTAAAAGAGCTTCTGCTCGGGAACAATTTAGCGAACACGAACATCAAAGATGAACAGATAGAAGACATGGTAAAAGCTTTTGACAAAAATGGTGACCAAATTATATCAAGGGAAGAATTTGTTGATGGTTTAAAAGAATACATTAACCAAACTAAGCATGCTTTGGATCGAAAGTATCTACCCAAAGAGTCCATGAACAAAATGTATCAG GCGTTTATTAAGCCGTGGATTGAAAACGTTAGAAAAGAACGCGAATTGAAGGGACGTCTTATTTCTGAAGTTTTAAGTCATGCTCAGAGTGATATGGTTGGTAAGCTGTACAACGAAGATGGTACACCCGATAAAGAAGCGATCAAAAG GTTGTTTGAGGAAGTTAACATCGATGGCGATGACCATGTTTCGAGAACCGAGTTAGAAAAAATAGTGAAGGACATTCAGTTAGGTAAGGGTGTAGATTCAGAAGAAGCAGTCACAAAACTACTTCAAGATCTTGATGTCAACAAAGACAATGAAATCAGTGAGAATGAATTTGTTGATGGTTTCACCAAATGGATTAGCTCAAATTCCAACAAAACTTCTACCTCAAAAtcttctcatcatcatcatcatcatgaaaCTCATCAA ACATGGGAAGATGTTGAGAAGGTAATGGAAGAGAATCAATCCAAAGGAGTGTCTGCATGGTTTGAAGCTATAGCATATTTGGTGTTGGGGATTACTATGCTGTCACTTCTTGCTGAGCCTTTAATAGCAAGTGTTCAAAAATTCTCCGAAGCCGCGGGAATTTCATCGTTTTTCATCTCGTTTATTTTAGTCCCTTTGGCTACAAATTTCAGAGAAGCTACCTCAGCAATCAAAGAAGCTAGTCACAAAAAAAGTAGTAATACTTCTCACACAATGTATGAG ATTTATGGAGCAGTGTTCATGAACAACATTCTTGGTTTTGTGGTGATATCTATTCTTATATATATGAGAGACATTACTTGGGAATTTTCAGCTGATGTATTGGTGGTGGCAATTGTTTGTGCTGTGATGGGTCTTGCTTCGGCTTTTCGGACCACTTTTCCTCTTTGGACATCCTTTCCTGCATACCTGTTGTACCTAATATCTTTGCTTTTGGTTTATGTTCTCAAAGATGTTCTCAATTATATGTAG